From Bacillus sp. Bos-x628, the proteins below share one genomic window:
- the tsaE gene encoding tRNA (adenosine(37)-N6)-threonylcarbamoyltransferase complex ATPase subunit type 1 TsaE, giving the protein MTKGADETKRIATALAKLVMPGDVLTLEGDLGAGKTTFSKGFAEGLGITRIVNSPTFTIIKEYTDGRLPLYHMDVYRMEDAEEDIGLEEYFEGEGVCLVEWAHLIEPQLPSAYLKIEMLRTEREEERHLTFYAKGARYEALCKEMKEYDHTGH; this is encoded by the coding sequence ATAACCAAAGGGGCAGATGAGACAAAACGTATTGCCACTGCCTTGGCAAAACTTGTGATGCCAGGAGATGTTTTGACATTAGAAGGTGATCTTGGTGCAGGAAAAACGACCTTTTCAAAAGGGTTTGCTGAAGGCTTAGGCATTACACGTATTGTCAATAGTCCTACTTTTACTATTATTAAAGAATATACAGACGGCAGATTGCCACTTTATCATATGGATGTGTATCGCATGGAAGATGCCGAGGAAGACATTGGACTTGAAGAATATTTTGAGGGTGAGGGTGTATGCTTGGTTGAATGGGCACATCTGATTGAACCGCAATTGCCTTCAGCTTATTTGAAAATTGAAATGTTGAGGACGGAACGTGAAGAAGAACGCCATCTCACGTTTTATGCAAAAGGAGCTCGTTACGAAGCCCTTTGTAAGGAGATGAAAGAATATGACCATACTGGCCATTGA
- the gltP gene encoding glutamate-aspartate/proton symporter GltP, giving the protein MKKFIAFQIMIALVIGALIGHFFPDFGMALRPIGDGFIRLIKMIVVPIVFSTIVIGAAGSGGMKKMGSLGLKTIIWFEVITTIVLGIGLLLANVLKPGVGLDFSQLAKKDIGDLEGYTEKVVDFKQMVLDIIPTNIIDVMAQNDLLAVIFFAILFGVAASGIGKASAPVLTFFESVAQIMFKLTQMVMVTAPIGVLALMAASVGQYGIVLLIPMMKLVGTVFLGLFIILFVLFPLVALIFRFNYFEVLKMIWDLFLVAFSTTSTETVLPQLMSRMEKYGCPKRVVSFVIPSGLSLNCDGSSLYLSVSCVFLAQAFGVDMSISQQLLMMLVLVLTSKGIAAVPSGSLVVLLATAHAVGLPAEGVAIIAGVDRIMDMARTGVNVPGHAVACIVVSKWEKGFRESAWEIPKAGEKTKGM; this is encoded by the coding sequence TTGAAAAAGTTTATCGCTTTTCAAATCATGATCGCTTTGGTGATTGGAGCTCTTATCGGTCATTTCTTTCCTGACTTCGGAATGGCACTTCGACCAATTGGAGATGGATTCATCAGATTAATAAAAATGATTGTTGTTCCGATCGTTTTCTCTACAATTGTCATTGGTGCAGCTGGTAGCGGCGGCATGAAGAAAATGGGCAGTCTTGGATTGAAGACGATCATCTGGTTTGAGGTCATCACAACAATCGTTCTTGGTATCGGTCTTTTATTAGCCAATGTTCTGAAGCCTGGTGTTGGGCTTGATTTCTCTCAATTAGCCAAAAAAGATATTGGCGACTTAGAAGGCTATACGGAGAAAGTGGTCGATTTTAAACAAATGGTACTAGACATCATCCCGACCAATATCATAGATGTCATGGCACAGAATGATTTACTTGCCGTGATTTTCTTTGCCATCTTATTTGGTGTAGCCGCAAGCGGCATTGGTAAAGCATCTGCTCCTGTTCTTACCTTCTTTGAATCAGTGGCACAAATTATGTTTAAGTTAACACAGATGGTGATGGTCACCGCCCCTATCGGAGTTCTAGCTCTAATGGCTGCATCTGTCGGTCAATATGGCATTGTTTTATTAATTCCTATGATGAAACTTGTCGGGACTGTGTTCTTAGGGTTATTCATTATTCTATTTGTTTTGTTCCCTCTTGTCGCACTGATCTTCCGTTTTAACTACTTCGAAGTATTAAAAATGATCTGGGATTTGTTCTTAGTTGCCTTTTCTACAACAAGTACAGAAACTGTCCTTCCTCAACTGATGTCTCGTATGGAAAAGTACGGTTGTCCAAAAAGAGTCGTTTCCTTTGTCATCCCGTCCGGTCTTTCTCTCAACTGTGATGGTTCCAGTTTGTATTTATCTGTTTCCTGTGTGTTTCTTGCACAAGCATTCGGAGTTGACATGAGCATTTCGCAACAGCTTCTGATGATGCTTGTTCTTGTTTTAACAAGTAAAGGCATTGCAGCTGTTCCATCTGGTTCGCTTGTCGTTCTTTTGGCAACAGCTCATGCAGTAGGCCTTCCCGCTGAAGGAGTTGCGATTATTGCCGGTGTGGACAGAATTATGGATATGGCACGTACGGGGGTAAATGTCCCTGGGCATGCCGTTGCTTGTATTGTCGTATCTAAATGGGAAAAGGGATTTCGTGAGTCTGCTTGGGAAATCCCAAAAGCAGGTGAGAAAACAAAAGGGATGTAA
- the thiL gene encoding thiamine-phosphate kinase, translating to MDEFDLIRRITPKGTHQRSLIMGIGDDASIYQPHSHCEEVVCVDTMVEHVHFRFDFSTAYEVGFKALAVNVSDIAAMGGTPKYYLVSIAIPPYCDEEMVTSLYQGMRDLADTYQMDLIGGDTVSTRSDLVITVTVIGEIPKGTACYRHSARPGDIVFVTGELGSSAAGLALLMNEVRPSITVDTAFFLHRHKMPQPHIAAGQLCSSFPRVTLNDVSDGLASELNEIAEASHVTIEIEADCLPVHHDLPLLCTDWLDWVLFGGEDFVLTGTIPPDDWESFEQQCKEKEIQLTRIGQVKQGQTAEVILKDHDQQKRLMKSGYNHFKK from the coding sequence ATGGATGAATTTGATCTCATTCGCCGGATTACACCAAAGGGAACACATCAGCGTTCTTTGATTATGGGAATTGGTGATGATGCCAGTATTTATCAACCTCATTCACATTGTGAAGAGGTCGTTTGTGTTGATACAATGGTGGAGCATGTTCATTTTCGCTTTGATTTCTCTACAGCTTATGAAGTAGGGTTTAAAGCTCTGGCAGTCAATGTAAGTGACATTGCGGCGATGGGTGGAACACCAAAGTACTATCTTGTTTCGATTGCTATTCCGCCTTATTGTGATGAAGAGATGGTCACTTCGCTTTATCAAGGAATGAGAGATCTAGCAGATACTTATCAAATGGATTTAATTGGTGGTGATACGGTATCTACACGAAGTGATTTGGTCATTACGGTGACCGTCATTGGTGAGATTCCAAAAGGAACCGCTTGTTATCGCCACAGTGCTCGGCCTGGAGATATCGTTTTTGTTACAGGGGAGTTAGGTTCATCTGCTGCGGGATTGGCTCTCTTGATGAACGAAGTAAGACCGTCAATTACGGTGGATACCGCTTTTTTTCTTCATCGTCATAAAATGCCACAGCCCCATATTGCTGCTGGACAATTATGTTCAAGCTTCCCCCGGGTGACCCTCAATGATGTAAGTGATGGATTAGCCAGTGAGCTCAATGAGATTGCTGAAGCCAGTCATGTGACAATTGAGATTGAGGCTGACTGTCTCCCTGTACACCATGATTTGCCGCTGCTATGCACGGATTGGCTTGATTGGGTGTTATTTGGTGGCGAGGACTTTGTTTTAACTGGTACGATTCCACCAGATGACTGGGAAAGCTTTGAGCAACAATGTAAGGAAAAAGAAATCCAGTTAACACGCATTGGACAAGTAAAGCAAGGTCAAACGGCCGAGGTCATTTTAAAAGATCATGATCAGCAAAAAAGGTTAATGAAAAGTGGATACAATCATTTTAAGAAATGA
- the tsaB gene encoding tRNA (adenosine(37)-N6)-threonylcarbamoyltransferase complex dimerization subunit type 1 TsaB yields the protein MTILAIDTSNHTLGIALVRDDTVIGESITYLKKNHSVRAMPTVEALMKACGVMPSDLSKIVVAKGPGSYTGVRIGVTIAKTLAWTLSIPISSISSLETLAANARYFNGWISPIFDARRGQVYTGLYMYEEGKIKEVKPDQNVLLVDWLHDLKKAGKPVLFLGHDVHLHQETIRSILGKIAVLAESSLHNPRPSVLALLGANRRAEEVHQLVPNYIRLAEAEVKWLEGQK from the coding sequence ATGACCATACTGGCCATTGATACGTCAAACCATACATTAGGAATTGCACTTGTTAGAGATGACACGGTCATTGGGGAAAGCATTACTTATTTAAAAAAGAATCATTCTGTTCGAGCGATGCCGACAGTTGAAGCTCTAATGAAAGCGTGCGGTGTGATGCCTAGCGATTTAAGCAAGATCGTTGTGGCAAAAGGGCCTGGTTCCTATACTGGCGTAAGAATAGGGGTAACAATTGCAAAAACACTTGCATGGACGTTGTCTATTCCGATATCCTCCATTTCTAGTTTAGAAACACTTGCGGCAAATGCTCGTTATTTTAATGGATGGATTTCGCCAATATTTGATGCAAGAAGGGGACAGGTTTATACTGGGCTATATATGTATGAAGAAGGTAAAATCAAGGAAGTCAAGCCTGACCAGAATGTGCTGTTAGTCGATTGGCTTCATGATTTGAAAAAGGCAGGAAAGCCTGTATTGTTCCTTGGTCATGATGTCCATCTACATCAAGAGACCATTCGTTCAATTTTAGGAAAAATAGCTGTTTTAGCAGAGAGTTCACTTCATAACCCAAGACCTTCGGTGCTTGCTTTGTTAGGTGCAAATCGTCGTGCTGAAGAAGTACATCAGCTTGTACCTAACTATATTCGTTTGGCAGAAGCGGAAGTGAAATGGCTTGAAGGACAAAAATAA